The following proteins are encoded in a genomic region of Oncorhynchus kisutch isolate 150728-3 linkage group LG6, Okis_V2, whole genome shotgun sequence:
- the LOC109891863 gene encoding GDNF family receptor alpha-4-like isoform X1, with protein MDLWGVYLFHLVFIALHEVLSAGRDCLVAGDSCSSDETCSPRLRTLRQCVAGDGSMKLGPGARSQCANAVSALISSPLHGCQCKRGMKKEKNCLSIYWSLHQSVIHGLNLVESYPYKAVERDYDSVRLASITADSEANVATVNRCLDAAKACNVDDLCQKLRTEYVSACIKPLAKSGLCNKAKCNKALRRFFDRVPPAYTHELLFCPCTDMACAERRRQTIVPSCSYEGSDKPSCLIQMSMCKGDYVCRSRLAQFQYDCQPAESSANSCKQGNYGACLLAYTGLIGSSITPNYVDNSTSSVAPWCSCSASGNQRVECSDFLEYFTNNVCLRNALLAFGSRTDVMPTSSESRHLSPATGRESHAINPLPATVETTRNIPESIIPTQVSGNDRLWRDSTLPSDGLPNSAPALGLLPPTSFTGLLVLPLVLYGH; from the exons CCCTGCATGAGGTCCTGTCCGCAGGCAGAGACTGTCTGGTGGCGGGGGACTCATGCTCCAGCGACGAGACCTGCAGCCCACGTCTGCGGACCCTGCGCCAGTGTGTGGCGGGCGACGGCAGCATGAAGCTGGGCCCCGGGGCCCGGAGCCAGTGCGCCAACGCCGTCTCAGCCCTGATTTCCAGCCCCCTGCATGGCTGCCAGTGCAAACGGGGCATGAAGAAGGAGAAGAACTGCCTCAGCATCTACTGGAGTCTCCATCAGTCTGTCATACACG GACTCAACCTGGTAGAGAGTTACCCTTACAAAGCCGTGGAGAGAGACTACGACTCCGTTCGTCTGGCCTCCATCACGGCTG ACTCTGAGGCCAACGTGGCGACGGTGAACCGTTGCCTGGACGCAGCCAAGGCGTGTAACGTTGACGACCTGTGCCAGAAGCTCCGCACAGAGTACGTATCTGCCTGCATCAAACCCTTGGCCAAGTCGGGCCTCTGCAACAAGGCCAAGTGTAATAAGGCCCTACGCCGGTTCTTTGATCGCGTCCCTCCAGCCTACACACATGAGCTGCTTTTCTGCCCTTGCACGGACATGGCGTGCGCCGAGCGACGCAGGCAAACCATTGTTCCCAGCTGCTCCTATGAGGGCTCAGACAAACCCAGCTGCCTCATACAGATGAGTATGTGCAAGGGTGACTATGTGTGCCG GTCCCGTCTGGCTCAGTTCCAGTACGACTGCCAACCAGCCGAGTCGTCTGCCAACAGCTGCAAGCAGGGGAACTATGGAGCCTGTCTACTTGCCTACACAGGCCTGATAG GCAGTTCGATAACTCCCAACTATGTGGATAACTCCACATCTAGCGTGGCCCCATGGTGCTCCTGCTCTGCCAGCGGAAACCAGAGAGTAGAGTGCTCCGACTTCCTGGAATACTTCACCAACAACGTCTGTCTCA GGAATGCCCTCCTGGCGTTTGGGAGCAGGACAGATGTGATGCCCACGTCCAGCGAATCGAGACACCTCAGCCCAGCCACTGGCAGAGAGAGCCATGCCATCAACCCTCTGCCTGCTACTGTGGAGACCACACGGAACATTCCGGAATCAATTATTCCAACACAG GTCAGCGGAAACGACCGATTGTGGAGAGATTCTACCCTCCCGTCAGATGGGCTCCCAAACTCTGCCCCCGCACTTGGCCTACTGCCTCCAACTTCCTTTACTGGCCTTTTGGTCCTACCTCTGGTCTTATATGGTCACTAA
- the LOC109891863 gene encoding GDNF family receptor alpha-4-like isoform X2: MKLGPGARSQCANAVSALISSPLHGCQCKRGMKKEKNCLSIYWSLHQSVIHGLNLVESYPYKAVERDYDSVRLASITADSEANVATVNRCLDAAKACNVDDLCQKLRTEYVSACIKPLAKSGLCNKAKCNKALRRFFDRVPPAYTHELLFCPCTDMACAERRRQTIVPSCSYEGSDKPSCLIQMSMCKGDYVCRSRLAQFQYDCQPAESSANSCKQGNYGACLLAYTGLIGSSITPNYVDNSTSSVAPWCSCSASGNQRVECSDFLEYFTNNVCLRNALLAFGSRTDVMPTSSESRHLSPATGRESHAINPLPATVETTRNIPESIIPTQVSGNDRLWRDSTLPSDGLPNSAPALGLLPPTSFTGLLVLPLVLYGH, translated from the exons ATGAAGCTGGGCCCCGGGGCCCGGAGCCAGTGCGCCAACGCCGTCTCAGCCCTGATTTCCAGCCCCCTGCATGGCTGCCAGTGCAAACGGGGCATGAAGAAGGAGAAGAACTGCCTCAGCATCTACTGGAGTCTCCATCAGTCTGTCATACACG GACTCAACCTGGTAGAGAGTTACCCTTACAAAGCCGTGGAGAGAGACTACGACTCCGTTCGTCTGGCCTCCATCACGGCTG ACTCTGAGGCCAACGTGGCGACGGTGAACCGTTGCCTGGACGCAGCCAAGGCGTGTAACGTTGACGACCTGTGCCAGAAGCTCCGCACAGAGTACGTATCTGCCTGCATCAAACCCTTGGCCAAGTCGGGCCTCTGCAACAAGGCCAAGTGTAATAAGGCCCTACGCCGGTTCTTTGATCGCGTCCCTCCAGCCTACACACATGAGCTGCTTTTCTGCCCTTGCACGGACATGGCGTGCGCCGAGCGACGCAGGCAAACCATTGTTCCCAGCTGCTCCTATGAGGGCTCAGACAAACCCAGCTGCCTCATACAGATGAGTATGTGCAAGGGTGACTATGTGTGCCG GTCCCGTCTGGCTCAGTTCCAGTACGACTGCCAACCAGCCGAGTCGTCTGCCAACAGCTGCAAGCAGGGGAACTATGGAGCCTGTCTACTTGCCTACACAGGCCTGATAG GCAGTTCGATAACTCCCAACTATGTGGATAACTCCACATCTAGCGTGGCCCCATGGTGCTCCTGCTCTGCCAGCGGAAACCAGAGAGTAGAGTGCTCCGACTTCCTGGAATACTTCACCAACAACGTCTGTCTCA GGAATGCCCTCCTGGCGTTTGGGAGCAGGACAGATGTGATGCCCACGTCCAGCGAATCGAGACACCTCAGCCCAGCCACTGGCAGAGAGAGCCATGCCATCAACCCTCTGCCTGCTACTGTGGAGACCACACGGAACATTCCGGAATCAATTATTCCAACACAG GTCAGCGGAAACGACCGATTGTGGAGAGATTCTACCCTCCCGTCAGATGGGCTCCCAAACTCTGCCCCCGCACTTGGCCTACTGCCTCCAACTTCCTTTACTGGCCTTTTGGTCCTACCTCTGGTCTTATATGGTCACTAA